Below is a genomic region from Flavobacterium ginsengisoli.
TTCTCGAGAAATTCTCGACACAGGAAGATTGGTTTTGAATGAAAATAATAGAAATGAAATTTTGCATTTTCAAGATAAAACAATCGGAGAGTTTGTTGAAATTAAAAAGAAAATGCAGGCGCTTTGCAAAGAACTGGAAGAAAAAAATGAAGGTCTTGCAACGAAAGCAATTGAATTAATTGATAAAAACGGAATTGACCCAAAATCATTTTCAAGAGGAACTTTTCCAAATCATTTGGAAAGTATTCGAAGCGGAAAATTCAATCCAAAAAATAAAACCTTTCATGAGTTTGATGATATTGCAATTAACAAAACGGCAAAAGACCGAGCGTTAATCAAAAATATTATTCCAGAATTGCTTCAGATATTAAAAGAGGTTTATCAAAATTTCGAAAAAAGAGATTTTTATAAGGCTTTCTTAAAAAACATAACTCCGCTTTCTTTACTGAATACGGTGAGTAATGAACTTGCTAAAATTCAGTCGGAACAAAATGTTTTATCGATTTCAGAATTCAATGCGATTATTCATCGCGAAATTCAGAATCAGCCAGCGCCTTTTATCTATGAACGTTTAGGTGAGCGTTATCGCAATTTCTTTATTGATGAATTTCAAGATACATCAGAAATGCAATGGCAGAACTTGATTCCGCTTATTGATAATTCACTTTCTGGTTTGGATGATTATGGTAACAAAGGAACTTTGATGATTGTTGGAGATCCGAAACAGTCAATTTATCGTTGGCGCGGAGGAAAAGCAGAACAGTTTATCGAGTTAAGTAAAGAAGAAGTCGCTTTTTTTCATCACGAAAAAAAAGTGAAGCATTTAGATACCAATTATAGAAGTTATAGTGAGGTTATTGAATTTAATAATGCTTTCTTCCAATTAATTTCGGCTGAATTTACAAATGCAGATTATAAGGATTTATACGAAAATCACAGCTTCCAAAATACGAATTCGAAAAAAGGGGGGTATGTGAATATTTCTTTTCTTCCAATTGCCGAGAAAAATGAATTTATAGATGACGAAGAAGTTGTAGAGAAATCAGATTTGTATGTCTTAGCAACTTTAAATACGATCAGAGAAGTCGTTAAGCAGGGTTTTGAATATAAAGATATTGTAATCTTGACGAGAAAAAGAGATCAAGGAATTGCGGTTGCAAATTATTTGACCGAGCAAGGCGTTCCGCTTCTTTCTTCAGAAACTTTAATGATTCAGAATGCATCAGAAGTTCGTTTTATAATTCATCTTCTTCGGTATTTAAATAATAGCGCCGACTTAGAGTCGAAAGCTAACTTTTTGCATTTCCTTTCTTCAACAAAAGACTTGTCTATGCCGGTTCATGATTTCATTGCATTGGGAATGAATCATAGATTTGAAAAAGAATTTGAAGAATGGCTTGTGACTTTTGATGTTTCTTTTTCTTTTGAAGATGTTCGGAAGAAATCTTTATATGAGGCTGTTGAAATCATTATTTCTAAATTTATTCTTCTGTCTGAAGGAAATGCTTATGTGCAGTTTTTTCTGGATATTGTTTTAGAAAGAGATATTCGGAATCAATCTGGAGTTGCAGACTTTTTGATTTTCTGGGATAAAAATTCGGATAAATTTAGCATTCCGTCTCCAGAAGGAAATAATGCAGTTCGTATTATGACGATTCATAAATCTAAAGGATTAGAGTTTCCGGTTGTAATTATGCCTTTTGCAGATGAAGATTATAACCGAAAGCCAAAAGATAAGTTGTGGCTCGATACTGAAGAAATAGATTTAGGAGTTCCAAAAGCTTTGGTTGATAATAGCAGTGCGGTTGAAAGTTTTGGAGAAAGTGCCTCGGCAGTTTTTAATTTGAAAAAACAAGAAGAGCTTTTAGATAATATAAATGTGTTGTATGTGGCGCTAACGCGTGCCGAAGAACAATTATATGTGATTTCTCAATCATTAAAAGCTAAAAGTGATGGCGAATATCCGAACAACATGGCTTCTTTTTTTATTAAATTTTTGATTCATGAAGGGGTTTACGAGGAAGAAAAATTGAGTTATGAATTTGGAAATGAAACTAGGCTATCAAAAATCACGAGAACAGTCGATACAGTTAAATCGATTCCTGTTGTCAGGGAAGTTTTAAATCCGAAAAATATTAAAATTGCACAACGCGAAGCTTTAATGTGGGGAACGCATCAGCAGGAAGCTATTTCGTACGGAAATATTGTTCATGAAATTTTGGCTTTTGTTAAAGATAAAACAGATGTTGATTTGGCGGTAACTAAAGCTATTGAAAACGGTTTGATAACTTACGATCAAGTAGATCAAGTATTGCAAACTTTGAGAGAAATTGTGAATCATCCAGAACTAAATGTTTGTTTTGATGGAAAAGATACGGTTTTGAATGAGCAGACGATTGTTCAGAAAGAAGGGAGAATTTTAAAGCCAGATCGAGTTGTCTTTTTAGAAAATAAACAAGCCTATTTGTTAGATTATAAAACAGGTGCTGTAAATGCAAAATATCAACAGCAGATTCAGGAATATCAAGATGCAATTGAAGATTTGGGATATGCAGTTTTGAAAAAGGCTTTGGTATACATTGGGACAGAAATTGAGGTGGTAAATTTGTGAAAAAATTAATCAGATGTTAAAGAAAAAGCGAAGCTGAATTTTGGTTAAGCTGTTAATATTTAACGTTTTAAATAAATAAAAAATGTACGGTAAAATAAAAGAACATCTGCAAAAAGAATTGCAGACAATTGAAGAAAATGGAATCTTTAAAAAGGAGCGTATTATTACTTCTCCTCAAGGTGCAGAAATCACAATTTCAACAGGAGAAACAGTGTTGAACTTTTGTGCTAATAATTATTTAGGACTTTCATCGCATCCAGAAGTGGTGCAAGCAGCAAAAGATGCAATGGATACGCATGGTTTCGGAATGTCGTCTGTTCGATTTATTTGTGGCACACAAGATATTCATAAAACATTAGAGAAAAAGATTGCTGATTTTTATGGTACAGAAGATACTATATTATATGCCGCAGCCTTTGATGCAAACGGAGGTGTTTTTGAGCCTTTGTTGGGAGAGAATGATGCAATTATTTCAGATAGCTTAAATCACGCTTCTATTATAGATGGTGTTCGTTTATGTAAAGTCGCTAGATATCGTTATGAAAATAATAATATGGAAGACTTGGAGCAGCAGTTGATAAAAGCAAACGAAGCTGGAGCTCGTTTTAAATTGATTGTTACTGACGGAGTTTTTTCTATGGACGGATTAGTAGCGCCACTAGACAAAATCTGTGATCTTGCTGATAAATACGATGCAATGGTAATGGTAGATGAATGTCATGCCGCTGGTTTTATTGGGGCAACTGGAAAAGGAACTCTTGAAGCAAAAGGAGTAATGGGAAGGGTAGATATTATAACAGGGACTCTTGGAAAAGCTTTAGGTGGAGCAATGGGAGGATATACTACTGCAAAAAAAGAAATTATTGAGTTATTACGTCAGAGATCTCGACCTTACTTGTTTTCAAATTCATTGGCTCCGGCTATTGTTGGCGCTTCGATAAAAGTATTTGAATTATTGGAAAGAGACACAACACTTCGTGATAAATTAGAATGGAATACCAACTATTTTAAAGAAGGTATGAAAAAAGCAGGCTTCGATATTATTGATGGAGATTCTGCAATTGTTCCAGTTATGTTATACGATGCAAAATTATCTCAGACAATGGCAAACGAACTTTTGGAACAAGGAATTTATGTTATTGGATTTTTCTTTCCAGTGGTTCCGAAAGATAAGGCTAGAATACGAGTACAGCTATCTGCGGCGCATGAAAAAGAACATTTGGACAAAGCTATAAATGCCTTCACAGTTGTCGGTAAAATGTTAAAAGTTATATAATTACCACTTCTGTTAAATTTTTGTAGGTTTTTTTTAACATTTCATTTTGTATTTAAAAAATTTGGTGTTACTTTTGCTTGTAATTAACTAAATTGTAATTAAAAAAATTAAGTATGAAACATCTTAACAAACTTTTAGTTGCTGTATTGATGGCGATGGGTTTAAATGCTCACGCGCAAGACAGTAACAATCCATGGGCGATCTCTTTCGGAGTTAATGCTGTGGATACTAGAACAAGTTCAGGTGCTGGTAGTGGATTTTTCGATCAGCACTTCTCTCAGCCATTCGCTGTAAAAGACAACTGGAACATTTTACCTTCTTTATCTTACATTGGTGTGTCTAGATACGTAGGTAGCGGTTTCTCAGTTGGTTTACAAGGATCTGTAAACAAAATTGATAAATATGTTACTTTTAATCCAGCTGCTCCAGGGCATGATGGTAGAGGTAACGTTGTTACTAATCCTGGTGACTTAATGTACTACGGAATTGATGCTACTATCAAATATAGCTTCCAAGAATTAATCAAATCTAAAGTGATTGATCCTTCGTTATCTGTTGGTGGTGGTTATACTTTCTTCGGAGATAGTAGCTATGGAACTGTTAACCCAGGTGCTGGTGTTACTTTCTGGTTTACTGATGCTATTGGTCTTGAGTTAGCTACAAGATACAAATGGGCTGTTAGTGGTGATAGACAAGATGCTTCTGGAACTCCAGATGCTCCATCTCACTTCCAACACACTGCAGGTTTAGTTTTCAAATTCGGAGGTAAAGATACTGACGGAGACGGAATCTACGACAAAGACGATGCTTGTCCAGATGTTGCTGGTTTAAAACAATTCAACGGATGTCCTGATACTGACGGTGACGGAATCGTTGATGCTTCTGACGCTTGTCCAGATGTATTTGGTTTAGTCGCATTAAACGGATGTCCTGATACAGACGGAGACGGAATTGCTGATAAAGATGACGCTTGTCCAGATGTTGCTGGTTTAGTCGCTTTAAAAGGTTGTCCTGATACTGACGGTGACGGAATCGCTGATAAAGACGATAAATGTCCTACAGTTGCTGGTCCTAAAGAAAACGGTGGTTGCCCATTCTTAGATGCTGATAAAGACGGTGTTGCTGATAAAGATGATGACTGTCCTACAGTTCCAGGTCCTGCAAGTAACAGAGGATGTCCAGAAGTAACTTCTGCTGCATTAGAAGATCTTAAAGTTCAAGCTAGAGCAATCTACTTCAACTCAGGAAAAGCTACTTTCAAAACTGGTGACAAAGAAACTCCAGCTAGATTAGATGCTATTAAAGAAATCCTTAAAAACTATCCAAACGCGAAATTCTCTATCGAAGGACACACAGATAGTACAGGTTCTGCTAAAGTTAACCAAAAACTTTCTGAAGATAGAGCTAACGCTGTATTAAACGCTTTAGTTGAAAGAGGTGTTAACCCAGAAAACTTAGAAGCTAAAGGATTTGGTTCTAGCCAACCAGTTGCAAGTAACAAAACTGCTGCAGGTAAAGCACAAAACAGAAGAACTGAAATTAGACACATTGGTTCTAAATACCAAGGTAAACTATAATTAGTTTTCTAAATAAACATGAAAAGCCATTCTTAATTGAATGGCTTTTTTTATTTTTATCCTATGGTAAATACTTCTTTTCTTCAAAAAATTGCCTCTGTTGTAATTCAGGACTTTGCAGAGAAACTCTCTGAAATAACAATAATACTTCCGAATAAAAGAGCAAAAGTTTTTTTGATTGAAGCTCTTAAAAAAGAGACTTCGAAGACTATTATTGCTCCAGAGATTACAAGTATTGAAGATTTTGTTCAAGATGTAGCTTCAATACGTTCAGTTGATTCGATAGAGCTGTTGTTTGAGTTTTACGAAGTTTATTTATCAATTACAGAGCAGAAGCATCAGCAATCTTTTGAGCTGTTTGCAAATTGGGCAAAGACCCTTTTGCAAGATTTTAATGAAATTGATCGCTATCTTTTAGATCCATCGCATGTTCTCTCTTATTTAAAAGATATTGAAGATATAAAAAGATGGGGGCTAGAAGTAGATCAAAAAACTAAACTTCTTGAAAATTATATTGATTTTTGGAAGTTACTTCCGTTGTACTACGAGTCACTGTACAGTCATTTGTTGTTTAAGTCAATTGGATATCAAGGTTTGATTTACAGAGAAGCGGTAAATAATCTCAATCATTTTTCGAACACTATTGGAAAACGTACTTTTATTTTTGCGGGTTTCAACGCTTTAAATGCAGCAGAAGAAAAAATCGTGCAACGATTTATTAGCTTTAGATCAAGCCCGAATTTATTGGGATGCTGATCAAGCTTTTCTTAATGATCCATATCATGATGCTGGACTTTTTTTGAGACGTTTTAAAGAAAGTTGGAAGCATTATAAGTCAAATATTTTTGAATGGATTGTGGATGATTTTTCACAGTCAAAAAATATTCAAGTTATCGGAACTCCAAAAACAATTGGGCAAGCAAAATTAGCGGGTAGTATTATCGAAAATTTAATTGATCAAAATCCAGAAGCTTCGTTAGATAAAGTTGCCGTTGTGCTTGGTGAAGAGAATTTATTGGTTCCTGTTTTGTATTCGCTTCCTTCATCTGTTGGGGCTTTAAACATTACAATGGGATATTCTGGAAAGAACAATCCGTCGCAGATTTTTGTTGCCAAATTATTTAAAATGCATACCAATGCCCTTTCTCGAAAAGGCGGCAGTTATGTTTTTTATTATAAAGATGTACTTGATATTTTAACTCATCCGTTGGTTGAGCCTTATGCAAATGCGCATAGATTAGTAAGAATTATTAAAGAAAACAATTATACTTTTATTACTCATCAGAAAATTTTAGAACTTCATCCTGAGCCTTCGAGTTTCTTTGATTTGTTGTTTGAAAAATGGATAAATGGGTCTGTTGCGGTTTTAAAAAACATTTCTGCTTTATTAATTGCAATTAAAGATCATTTTAGTAATGATAACGAAGAAGAAAAAATTGCGAAAGCTTTTGTTTATGGAGTTTTTAAAGTAATTAATAAACTTATAAATTACTATTCTAAACATCATCATATTGATAATATTGATACGCTTCATTCGATTTATAAGCAAATTATAGATTTGGCCGAAGTGTCTTTTGAAGGTGAACCGTTGCGTGGTTTGCAGATTATGGGAGTTTTAGAAAGCCGTGTTTTGGACTTTGAGACTGTAATTATAACTTCTATGAATGAAGGTAAATTTCCAGCTGGAAAATCGCAGAATTCATTTATTCCTTATGATGTAAAAAGAGAGCTAGGGCTTCCAACTTTTAAAGAGAAAGATGCGATTTATACCTATCACTTTTATCATTTATTGCAAAGGGCTAAAAATATCTATTTGATTTATAATACGGAAAATGACGGATTGGATGCAGGAGAGCGAAGCCGTTTTATAACGCAATTAGAAGTCGAAAAGAAATCACAGCATAATATTACGTTTGATATTTATAATCCGGATCTCCCAAATACGGCTTATGAGCCTATTTCTGTTCCAAAGTCTGATTTGGTGATGGAGCGTTTGAAAGAAATTGCTGTTAATGGGTTTTCTCCGTCGGCTTTGACTAGTTATATTCGGAATCCAATTGAATTTTATTTTCAGAAGATATTAAGAATTCGTGAAGTTGAAGAAGTTGAAGAAAACATTGCGTTGAATACTTTAGGGACTATTATTCATGAGACTTTAAAAGCATTGTATGAACCTTTTATTGGGAAGTTTATTTCTGAGAATGATCTTTCAAATTGCTTTAAGTTGCTGGATGACGAAGTTCTTAAGCAATTTAAGTTGGTTTATAAAGAAGGAGAAATCAAGAAAGGACGTAATCTTCTGGCTTTTGAAGTGGCAAAAAGAAACGTCTCTAATTTCTTGAAAATGGAATTAGAATCGGTTAAAAATAATGAAGCGATTCAGATTGTCGCTTTAGAACAAACTTTTGAACGTGAGTTTGTCCATCCAAAATTGCCATTTCCTGTTTTAATTAAAGGAAATGTCGACCGTATAGAGCGTCGAGATGGCAAAATTCGAATTATTGATTATAAGACTGGAAAAGTAGAAAAGGCTAGCGTTGTGTTGAAAACTTGGAACGGATTGACGCAGGAGATTAAAAACGATAAAATTATTCAGGTTTTGGCTTATGCTTTCATGTTTGAGAAAGAAGCGGGCGGACTTCCGATAGAAGTTGGAATTATTTCATTCAAAAACCTCAAATCGGGATTTTTGCCTTTTGGCTTTAAAGAAGAAAAAGATCTAGATGTCATAGTGACGCCTCAAATCTTAAACTCTTATCTGGAAGAAATAGCCAATTTGTTAGCGGAGATTTTTGATATTAATATCCCTTTTGAAGAAAAAATATAAGTCTGCTTTTTGTAAAATGCAATATTTTGAAATCAGTTAATTTTACAAGTTATTTTTTTGATGTAATTGGTTTATTTTGAGTGGTGTTCCTTTTTGTGTGCTTTTTTTAATGAGGCGATAAACAAAAGTGGAAGTTGATATTTGTTTATTATGTTTAAATTTCTTTAAAATCAAAAAACTAGAAAGTGGTATTTTGAAAGAAAGAGTGTTTTTGGGGATAAGGTGGATAATTTTTTAATCAATTAAGACGTAAGTTTTTTGAGCGATTTTTTATTGATTTGTCTTTAAAAAGGAATGGAATTCCAACGAATCAAATTAAAGAAAATTCTTATTGAAAAGATATGGTTATTGCCGCTTGAAATAAACGAAGTATAATATGAAATACAGTCGCTTTCAAAATTTTAAATGCAGTTAAGTCGCATATAACCAATGAAAAAGCCGAATTTGTTTCAAACAAATTCGGCTTTTTTTGATGCTTTTAGCTGAATATTTTTTTGAAGAAACCTTTCTTAGATTTTTCTTCAGAAGTCGTGTTGTTAATGTGTCCGTTTTCAATACGAAATCTTCTAAACTTCTCCAGTTTTACATTTAAATCAAAGCGTAATTCGTCAACAGTTTTCATTTTGATAAATTTTTTTTGCAAAGCTATATAAAAACTTTTGTCAAATGCAACAATCTGCAAATGTTAATTTTAGAAATGAGTTTTGTTAAGTAAAATGTTACGTTTTTAGTATTATTTACTTTTTATGTTAAGATTTTTTGCAGATTTTTTGCAAAAAAACAACATTAATTAAGTGATAAATAAAAGTGCGTCAGTACGTTATACTGCATCTTTTTTTAACAAGTGTTTAGCTTACAATTACTAATATTAAAATATCTTTGGCGCTTCCAAAAACATGACAAATAAAAGAATATGATTGATTTACAAACACTAGTAGAAGAGACTGGCGCAGAGTCTGGACTGAGTTTTAATATTGATGGCGTCTTAAACGAGTCTGTTAATTTAGAATATGACGGGAATGTTGCAAGCAATGATCGGAATGATTTTAAAGATGTGCCTTGAAATGTCTGAAGACGTTAACAATGGAGATCTTAAGCAGGTTATGATTAAAAATAACGACGGAATTGTTGTAGCAAGCAAAAATCAAGATGATAATTGCATCGCGTTGCTTTCTAAAGATTTAAGTAAAATGGGATTATTGCTAAGAAAAATGGATTCTATTTTTAACAACTAATTTAAAAACCAAATATTTTAATACACATGTCAGATTTTTTACAAAATTTTCAAAACGATTTAAAAGAAAATATTAACGGATTTATTGCTGTTTCGGTTACAGAAGTTGAAACAGGAATGTCTTATTGCTCTCTAACAGTAAAATCTGATTTTGATCCAGAATTGGCTTCTGCATATAATTTAGAAGTTGTAAAAGCTAAATTAAATGCGCTTAGAGCCTTAGGATTAAATCAAAAAATTAATGATATTTTAATTACACTTACAGATCAGATTCACATTATTGATGTTTCT
It encodes:
- a CDS encoding UvrD-helicase domain-containing protein, whose product is MQSPSFSIYDASAGSGKTYTLVKEYLKIILSSPKNDAYRNILAITFTNKAVHEMKSRIVGNLSEFAKDDPSPKAADLMEDLSRDTGLSIIKIKTKSQQIIKHLIHNYAAFDISTIDKFTHKVIRAFAHDLNLPMTFEVTLDTENLLVEAVDAIIAQAGEDETLTKLLIDFTMEKTDDDKSWDVSREILDTGRLVLNENNRNEILHFQDKTIGEFVEIKKKMQALCKELEEKNEGLATKAIELIDKNGIDPKSFSRGTFPNHLESIRSGKFNPKNKTFHEFDDIAINKTAKDRALIKNIIPELLQILKEVYQNFEKRDFYKAFLKNITPLSLLNTVSNELAKIQSEQNVLSISEFNAIIHREIQNQPAPFIYERLGERYRNFFIDEFQDTSEMQWQNLIPLIDNSLSGLDDYGNKGTLMIVGDPKQSIYRWRGGKAEQFIELSKEEVAFFHHEKKVKHLDTNYRSYSEVIEFNNAFFQLISAEFTNADYKDLYENHSFQNTNSKKGGYVNISFLPIAEKNEFIDDEEVVEKSDLYVLATLNTIREVVKQGFEYKDIVILTRKRDQGIAVANYLTEQGVPLLSSETLMIQNASEVRFIIHLLRYLNNSADLESKANFLHFLSSTKDLSMPVHDFIALGMNHRFEKEFEEWLVTFDVSFSFEDVRKKSLYEAVEIIISKFILLSEGNAYVQFFLDIVLERDIRNQSGVADFLIFWDKNSDKFSIPSPEGNNAVRIMTIHKSKGLEFPVVIMPFADEDYNRKPKDKLWLDTEEIDLGVPKALVDNSSAVESFGESASAVFNLKKQEELLDNINVLYVALTRAEEQLYVISQSLKAKSDGEYPNNMASFFIKFLIHEGVYEEEKLSYEFGNETRLSKITRTVDTVKSIPVVREVLNPKNIKIAQREALMWGTHQQEAISYGNIVHEILAFVKDKTDVDLAVTKAIENGLITYDQVDQVLQTLREIVNHPELNVCFDGKDTVLNEQTIVQKEGRILKPDRVVFLENKQAYLLDYKTGAVNAKYQQQIQEYQDAIEDLGYAVLKKALVYIGTEIEVVNL
- the kbl gene encoding glycine C-acetyltransferase, which translates into the protein MYGKIKEHLQKELQTIEENGIFKKERIITSPQGAEITISTGETVLNFCANNYLGLSSHPEVVQAAKDAMDTHGFGMSSVRFICGTQDIHKTLEKKIADFYGTEDTILYAAAFDANGGVFEPLLGENDAIISDSLNHASIIDGVRLCKVARYRYENNNMEDLEQQLIKANEAGARFKLIVTDGVFSMDGLVAPLDKICDLADKYDAMVMVDECHAAGFIGATGKGTLEAKGVMGRVDIITGTLGKALGGAMGGYTTAKKEIIELLRQRSRPYLFSNSLAPAIVGASIKVFELLERDTTLRDKLEWNTNYFKEGMKKAGFDIIDGDSAIVPVMLYDAKLSQTMANELLEQGIYVIGFFFPVVPKDKARIRVQLSAAHEKEHLDKAINAFTVVGKMLKVI
- a CDS encoding OmpA family protein, with amino-acid sequence MKHLNKLLVAVLMAMGLNAHAQDSNNPWAISFGVNAVDTRTSSGAGSGFFDQHFSQPFAVKDNWNILPSLSYIGVSRYVGSGFSVGLQGSVNKIDKYVTFNPAAPGHDGRGNVVTNPGDLMYYGIDATIKYSFQELIKSKVIDPSLSVGGGYTFFGDSSYGTVNPGAGVTFWFTDAIGLELATRYKWAVSGDRQDASGTPDAPSHFQHTAGLVFKFGGKDTDGDGIYDKDDACPDVAGLKQFNGCPDTDGDGIVDASDACPDVFGLVALNGCPDTDGDGIADKDDACPDVAGLVALKGCPDTDGDGIADKDDKCPTVAGPKENGGCPFLDADKDGVADKDDDCPTVPGPASNRGCPEVTSAALEDLKVQARAIYFNSGKATFKTGDKETPARLDAIKEILKNYPNAKFSIEGHTDSTGSAKVNQKLSEDRANAVLNALVERGVNPENLEAKGFGSSQPVASNKTAAGKAQNRRTEIRHIGSKYQGKL